TTCTTTAAAAGCCGGGTGATTTTTATCAACTGGTTTAGTACCTAAACCAGCAAGGTAATCTCCCACAGTATAAGGAATTACGAAGTAACCATCTGCAAGTCCCTGCATCAGTGCACTGGCTCCCAGTCTGTTCGCACCGTGATCTGAGAAGTTAGCTTCTCCAAGGGCATAAAGTCCAGGAATGGTTGTCATAAGATTGTAATCAACCCAAAGTCCACCCATGGTATAGTGAACAGCAGGATAAATACGCATTGGAGATTTGTACGGATTTTCTCCGGTAATCTGAGCATACATGTCAAACAGGTTACCATATTTAGCACGTACTGAATTTTCTCCAAGTCTCTTTATAGCGTCGGCAAAATCAAGATAAACAGCAAGGCCACTTGAACCTACGCCTTTGTCAGCGTCACACTGCTCTTTTGCATTTCTTGAAGCCACATCCCTTGGAACCAGGTTTCCGAAAGATGGGTATTTTCTTTCAAGGAAGTAATCTCTTTCATCTTCAGGTATTTCCGAAGGATTTCTTTTGTCTCCTACTTTTTTAGGAACCCAAACTCTTCCGTCATTTCTTAAGCTTTCACTCATCAAAGTCAGTTTTGACTGATGATCTCCAGAAACTGGAATACATGTAGGGTGAATCTGTGTAAAGCAAGGGTTAGCAAAGAATGCTCCTTGTTTATGAGCTCTCCATGCTGCCGTTACATTAGAACCTTGTGCATTTGTCGAAAGGTAGAATACGTTTCCATATCCACCAGTACACAGAAGTACCGCATGGCCTGCATGTGATGTGATTTCTCCGGTAACAAGATCTCTTGTAACTATACCTTTTGCAGCTCCATCAATCATTACTAAATCCAGCATTTCTGTTCTGGAGTACATTTTAACTTTACCCAGACCGATTTGTCTTGATAATGCGCTGTATGCTCCAAGAAGTAATTGCTGACCAGTTTGCCCTCTAGCATAAAATGTTCTTGAAACCTGAGCTCCTCCGAACGATCTGTTATCTAACAACCCTCCATATTCTCTTGCAAAAGGCACTCCCTGAGCAACGCATTGGTCAATTATATTTACACTGACTTCTGCAAGTCTGTAAACGTTTCCTTCTCTTGCTCTATAATCTCCTCCTTTTACAGTATCATAGAATAATCTGAATATGCTATCACCATCATTTTGATAGTTTTTTGCAGCATTGATACCACCTTGTGCTGCAATACTGTGTGCTCTTCTTGGACTATCCTGAAAACAGAATGCTTTTACATTATAACCAAGTTCCGCAAGAGTAGCTGCGGCAGAAGCTCCGGCCAAACCGGTTCCGACCACTATAATATCATATTTTCTTTTATTAGCAGGGTTTACAAGCTTCAGATTGAATTTATGCTTGGTCCATTTCTCTGCTACAGGTCCTTCAGGAATTTTAGAATCTAATTTCGTCATATCAATTATGTGGACTATCTGATGAAACAAATATAAAGTGGTATAGCTGCAAATCCTGCAGGAACAAGTATTGCGAAAGCTGTTCCCAATTTTTTGATGAACGGAGTATATTTAGGATGTCTCAGTCCCAAAGTCTGGAATGCACTTTGGAAACCGTGGTTAAGGTGAAAAGCAAGAAGA
The Sporocytophaga myxococcoides DSM 11118 genome window above contains:
- a CDS encoding fumarate reductase/succinate dehydrogenase flavoprotein subunit yields the protein MTKLDSKIPEGPVAEKWTKHKFNLKLVNPANKRKYDIIVVGTGLAGASAAATLAELGYNVKAFCFQDSPRRAHSIAAQGGINAAKNYQNDGDSIFRLFYDTVKGGDYRAREGNVYRLAEVSVNIIDQCVAQGVPFAREYGGLLDNRSFGGAQVSRTFYARGQTGQQLLLGAYSALSRQIGLGKVKMYSRTEMLDLVMIDGAAKGIVTRDLVTGEITSHAGHAVLLCTGGYGNVFYLSTNAQGSNVTAAWRAHKQGAFFANPCFTQIHPTCIPVSGDHQSKLTLMSESLRNDGRVWVPKKVGDKRNPSEIPEDERDYFLERKYPSFGNLVPRDVASRNAKEQCDADKGVGSSGLAVYLDFADAIKRLGENSVRAKYGNLFDMYAQITGENPYKSPMRIYPAVHYTMGGLWVDYNLMTTIPGLYALGEANFSDHGANRLGASALMQGLADGYFVIPYTVGDYLAGLGTKPVDKNHPAFKEAEDKVKALTKKFLSIKGTKSVTHYHRELGKIMWDYCGMARNAEGLTKAKGLIKELKEDFWKNVKVLGEGEELNQSLEKAGRVADFIELGALMVEDALNRNESCGGHFREEYQTEENEARRDDENYAYVAAWEFKGEDKAEELHKENLKFETVKLTQRSYK